A single genomic interval of Pseudorca crassidens isolate mPseCra1 chromosome 19, mPseCra1.hap1, whole genome shotgun sequence harbors:
- the CAMTA2 gene encoding calmodulin-binding transcription activator 2 isoform X4 produces the protein MNTKDTTEVAENSHHLKIFLPKKLLECLPRCALLPPERLRWNTNEEIASYLITFEKHDEWLSCAPKTRPQNGSIILYNRKKVKYRKDGYLWKKRKDGKTTREDHMKLKVQGMECLYGCYVHSSIVPTFHRRCYWLLQNPDIVLVHYLNVPALEDCGKGCSPIFCSISSDRREWLKWSREELLGQLKPMFHGIKWSCGNGTEEFSVEQLVQQILDTHPTKPAPRTHACLCSGGLGSGSLTHKCSSTKHRIISPKVEPRALTLTSVPHPHPPEPPPLIAPLPPELPKAHTSPSSSSSSSSSSGFAEPLEIRPSPPTSRGGSSTGGTAILLLTGLEQRTGGLTPTRHLASQADPRPSMSLAVVVGSEPSAPPAPPSPAFDPDRFLNSPQRGQTYGGGQGVSPDFPETEAAHTPCPALEPAAALEPQAAARGPAPQPRAGGRRGNCFFVQDDDSGEERKAQGAAPPVPSPPPSPTPSPAPLEPSGRVGRGEALFGGAGGASELEPFSLSSFPELMGELISDEAPSGPAPAPQLSPALSTITDFSPEWSYPEGGVKVLITGPWTEAAEHYSCVFDHIAVPASLVQPGVLRCYCPAHEVGLVSLQVAGREGPLSASVLFEYRARRFLSLPSTQLDWLSLDDNQFRMSILERLEQMEKRMAEIAAAGQAPYRGPDAPPIQDEGQGPGFEARVVVLVESMIPRSTWRCPERLAHGSPFRGMSLLHLAAAQGYARLIETLSQWRSVETGSLDLEQEVDPLNVDHFSCTPLMWACALGHLEAAVLLFRWNRQALSIPDSLGRLPLSVAHSRGHVRLARCLEELQRQEASAEPPFALSPPSSSPDTGLSSVSSPSELSDGTFSVTSAYSSAPDGSPPPAPLPTSEITMEMVPGQLSSGAPEAPLLLMDYEATNPKGPPPSPPPLPPAPDGRAAPAETDSPPAVDVIPVDMISLAKQIIEATPERIKREDFVGLPEAGAPMRERTGAVGLSETMSWLASYLENVDHFPSSAPPSELPFERGRLAIPPAPSWAEFLSASASGKMESDFALLTLSDHEQRELYEAARVIQTAFRKYKGRRLKEQQEVAAAVIQRCYRKYKQFALYKKMTQAAILIQSKFRSYYEQKRFQQSRRAAVLIQQHYRSYRRRPGPPHRPTGTLPARNKGSFLTKKQDQAARKIMRFLRRCRHRMRELKQNQELEGLPQPGLAT, from the exons ATGAATACCAAGGACACCACCGAGGTTGCTG AGAACAGCCACCACCTGAAGATCTTTCTACCCAAGAAGCTGCTGGAGTGTCTTCCTCGCTGTGCGCTGCTGCCTCCAGAGCGGCTCCGGTGGAATACAAATGAG GAGATTGCATCCTACTTGATCACCTTCGAGAAGCATGATGAGTGGCTATCCTGTGCACCCAAGACAAG GCCTCAGAATGGCTCTATTATCCTCTACAACCGCAAGAAGGTGAAATACCGGAAGGATGGTTACCTCTGGAAGAAGCGGAAGGACGGGAAGACCACCCGAGAGGACCACATGAAGCTGAAGGTCCAGGGCATGGAG TGTCTCTATGGCTGCTACGTTCACTCTTCCATCGTCCCCACATTCCATCGGCGCTGCTACTGGCTGCTCCAG AACCCTGACATCGTCCTTGTGCACTACCTGAACGTCCCAGCCCTGGAGGATTGTGGAAAGGGCTGCAGCCCCATCTTTTGTTCCATCAGCAGCGACCGTCGAGAGTGGCTCAAGTGGTCCCGGGAGGAGCTGTTGGGACAACTGAAGCCCATGT TTCATGGCATCAAGTGGAGCTGTGGGAACGGGACAGAGGAGTTCTCTGTAGAGCAGCTGGTGCAGCAGATCCTGGACACCCACCCGACCAAGCCTGCACCCCGAACTCACGCCTGTCTCTGCAGTGGAGGCCTTG GTTCTGGGAGCCTTACCCACAAATGCAGCAGCACGAAACACCGCATCATCTCTCCCAAAGTGGAGCCCCGAGCTTTAACCCTGACCTCtgtcccccatccccatccccctgAACCCCCTCCACTGATAGCCCCACTTCCCCCAGAGCTCCCCAAGGCACATACCTCCccatcttcttcttcctcttcctcctcttcttccggCTTTGCGGAACCCCTAGAGATCAGACCTAGCCCTCCCACCTCCCGAGGGGGTTCTTCGACAGGAGGCACCGCTATCCTCCTCCTGACGGGACTGGAGCAGCGAACTGGGGGCTTGACGCCCACCAGGCACTTGGCTTCCCAGGCCGATCCTAGGCCTTCCATGAGCTTGGCTGTAGTCGTAGGCTCTGAGCCCTCTGCCCCGCCagctcctcccagccctgcctttgACCCGGATCGTTTTCTCAACAGCCCACAGAGGGGCCAGACGTATGGAGGAGGGCAGGGGGTAAGCCCAGACTTCCCTGAGACAGAGGCTGCCCATACCCCTTGTCCTGCCCTAGAGCCCGCTGCTGCCCTGGAGCCCCAGGCAGCTGCTCGGGGTCCCGCTCCACAGCCCAGAGCAGGCGGGAGAAGAGGAAACTGCTTCTTCGTTCAAGATGATGACAGTGGGGAGGAGCGCAAGGCCCAGGGGGCTGCCCCACCTGTACCTTCACCCCCTCCTTCACCCACACCCTCACCTGCCCCCTTGGAGCCATCAGGCAGAGTAGGAAGAGGAGAGGCCTTGTTTGGAGGAGCTGGTGGGGCCAGTGAACTGGAGCccttcagtctttcatcattccCTGAGCTCATGGGAGAACTCATCAGTGACGAAGCTCCGAgtggccctgccccagccccccagctcTCTCCTGCTCTTAGCACCATCACAGACTTCTCCCCAGAGTGGTCCTACCCTGAG GGTGGGGTCAAGGTGCTCATCACAGGACCTTGGACAGAGGCCGCCGAGCATTACTCCTGCGTCTTCGATCACATCGCAGTGCCAGCCTCACTTGTCCAGCCTGGTGTCTTACGCTGCTACTGTCCCG CCCATGAGGTTGGGCTGGTGTCTTTGCAGGtggcagggcgggagggacccctCTCTGCTTCTGTGCTCTTTGAGTATCGAGCCCGCCGATTCCTGTCACTGCCTAGTACTCAGCTTGACTGGTTGTCACTGGACG ACAACCAGTTCCGGATGTCCATCCTGGAGCGACTGGAGCAGATGGAGAAGCGGATGGCAGAGATTGCAGCAGCTGGCCAGGCCCCCTACCGGGGTCCTGACGCCCCTCCGATTCAG GATGAAGGCCAGGGACCCGGGTTCGAGGCACGGGTGGTAGTCCTGGTAGAGAGCATGATCCCACGCTCCACCTGGAGGTGTCCTGAACGTCTAGCCCATGGAAGCCCCTTCCGGGGCATGAGCCTTCTGCATCTGGCCGCTGCCCAGGGCTACGCCCGCCTCATCGAGACCCTGAGCCAGTGGCG GAGTGTGGAGACCGGAAGCTTAGACTTAGAGCAAGAGGTTGACCCACTCAACGTGGACCATTTCTCTTGCACTCCTCTG ATGTGGGCTTGTGCCCTGGGCCACCTGGAGGCTGCCGTGCTCCTTTTCCGTTGGAACAGACAGGCACTGAGCATTCCCGACTCTCTGGGCCGCCTGCCCCTGTCCGTGGCTCATTCCCGGGGTCACGTGCGCCTCGCCCGCTGCCTTGAGGAACTGCAGAGACAGGAAGCTTCAGCTGAGCCCCCGTTTGCCCTGTCGCCGCCCTCCTCCAGCCCAGACACTG GTCTGAGCAGCGTCTCCTCGCCTTCAGAGCTATCGGATGGCACTTTCTCCGTCACATCAGCCTATTCTAGTGCCCCGGATGGGAGTCCTCCCCCTGCTCCTCTGCCAACCTCTGAGATTACTATGGAGATGGTCCCAGGCCAGCTCTCCTCTGGTGCTCCAGAGGCCCCCCTACTCCTCATGGACTATGAAGCCACCAACCCCAAAGGGCCCCCACCCTCACCGCCTCCTCTCCCACCGGCCCCAGATGGTAGGGCTGCTCCAGCGGAAACTGACAGCCCACCAGCTGTGGACGTGATCCCG GTGGACATGATCTCACTGGCCAAGCAGATCATCGAAGCCACACCAGAGCGGATTAAACGGGAGGACTTTGTCGGGCTGCCTGAGGCTGGAGCCCCAATGCGGGAGCGGACAGGGGCCGTGGGGCTCAGCGAGACCATGTCCTGGTTGGCCAGCTACCTGGAGAATGTGGACCATTTCCCCAGCTCAGCCCCTCCCAG CGAACTGCCCTTTGAGCGGGGTCGCCTGGCTATCCCTCCGGCACCTTCCTGGGCAGAGTTTCTCTCTGCGTCCGCCAGTGGCAAGATGGAGAGTGATTTTGCCCTGCTGACCCTATCAGATCACGAGCAGCGGGAACTGTACGAGGCAGCCCGAGTCATCCAGACAGCCTTCCGAAAGTACAAG GGCCGGCGGCTGAAGGAGCAGCAGGAGGTAGCAGCAGCTGTGATCCAGCGCTGTTACCGGAAGTACAAGCAG TTTGCACTCTATAAGAAGATGACCCAGGCGGCCATCCTGATCCAGAGCAAGTTCCGAAGCTACTATGAACAGAAGCGGTTTCAGCAGAGCCGCAGGGCGGCAGTGCTCATCCAGCAGCACTACCGTTCCTACCGCCGCCGGCCCGGGCCTCCCCACCGGCCCACGGGCACCCTGCCTGCCCGCAACAA AGGCTCCTTTCTCACCAAGAAGCAGGACCAGGCAGCCCGGAAGATCATGAGATTCCTGCGGCGCTGCCGGCACAG GATGAGGGAATTGAAGCAGAACCAGGAGCTGGAAGGGCTTCCCCAGCCCGGACTGGCCACCTGA
- the CAMTA2 gene encoding calmodulin-binding transcription activator 2 isoform X8: protein MFHGIKWSCGNGTEEFSVEQLVQQILDTHPTKPAPRTHACLCSGGLGSGSLTHKCSSTKHRIISPKVEPRALTLTSVPHPHPPEPPPLIAPLPPELPKAHTSPSSSSSSSSSSGFAEPLEIRPSPPTSRGGSSTGGTAILLLTGLEQRTGGLTPTRHLASQADPRPSMSLAVVVGSEPSAPPAPPSPAFDPDRFLNSPQRGQTYGGGQGVSPDFPETEAAHTPCPALEPAAALEPQAAARGPAPQPRAGGRRGNCFFVQDDDSGEERKAQGAAPPVPSPPPSPTPSPAPLEPSGRVGRGEALFGGAGGASELEPFSLSSFPELMGELISDEAPSGPAPAPQLSPALSTITDFSPEWSYPEGGVKVLITGPWTEAAEHYSCVFDHIAVPASLVQPGVLRCYCPAHEVGLVSLQVAGREGPLSASVLFEYRARRFLSLPSTQLDWLSLDDNQFRMSILERLEQMEKRMAEIAAAGQAPYRGPDAPPIQDEGQGPGFEARVVVLVESMIPRSTWRCPERLAHGSPFRGMSLLHLAAAQGYARLIETLSQWRSVETGSLDLEQEVDPLNVDHFSCTPLMWACALGHLEAAVLLFRWNRQALSIPDSLGRLPLSVAHSRGHVRLARCLEELQRQEASAEPPFALSPPSSSPDTGLSSVSSPSELSDGTFSVTSAYSSAPDGSPPPAPLPTSEITMEMVPGQLSSGAPEAPLLLMDYEATNPKGPPPSPPPLPPAPDGRAAPAETDSPPAVDVIPVDMISLAKQIIEATPERIKREDFVGLPEAGAPMRERTGAVGLSETMSWLASYLENVDHFPSSAPPSELPFERGRLAIPPAPSWAEFLSASASGKMESDFALLTLSDHEQRELYEAARVIQTAFRKYKGRRLKEQQEVAAAVIQRCYRKYKQLTWIALKFALYKKMTQAAILIQSKFRSYYEQKRFQQSRRAAVLIQQHYRSYRRRPGPPHRPTGTLPARNKGSFLTKKQDQAARKIMRFLRRCRHRMRELKQNQELEGLPQPGLAT, encoded by the exons ATGT TTCATGGCATCAAGTGGAGCTGTGGGAACGGGACAGAGGAGTTCTCTGTAGAGCAGCTGGTGCAGCAGATCCTGGACACCCACCCGACCAAGCCTGCACCCCGAACTCACGCCTGTCTCTGCAGTGGAGGCCTTG GTTCTGGGAGCCTTACCCACAAATGCAGCAGCACGAAACACCGCATCATCTCTCCCAAAGTGGAGCCCCGAGCTTTAACCCTGACCTCtgtcccccatccccatccccctgAACCCCCTCCACTGATAGCCCCACTTCCCCCAGAGCTCCCCAAGGCACATACCTCCccatcttcttcttcctcttcctcctcttcttccggCTTTGCGGAACCCCTAGAGATCAGACCTAGCCCTCCCACCTCCCGAGGGGGTTCTTCGACAGGAGGCACCGCTATCCTCCTCCTGACGGGACTGGAGCAGCGAACTGGGGGCTTGACGCCCACCAGGCACTTGGCTTCCCAGGCCGATCCTAGGCCTTCCATGAGCTTGGCTGTAGTCGTAGGCTCTGAGCCCTCTGCCCCGCCagctcctcccagccctgcctttgACCCGGATCGTTTTCTCAACAGCCCACAGAGGGGCCAGACGTATGGAGGAGGGCAGGGGGTAAGCCCAGACTTCCCTGAGACAGAGGCTGCCCATACCCCTTGTCCTGCCCTAGAGCCCGCTGCTGCCCTGGAGCCCCAGGCAGCTGCTCGGGGTCCCGCTCCACAGCCCAGAGCAGGCGGGAGAAGAGGAAACTGCTTCTTCGTTCAAGATGATGACAGTGGGGAGGAGCGCAAGGCCCAGGGGGCTGCCCCACCTGTACCTTCACCCCCTCCTTCACCCACACCCTCACCTGCCCCCTTGGAGCCATCAGGCAGAGTAGGAAGAGGAGAGGCCTTGTTTGGAGGAGCTGGTGGGGCCAGTGAACTGGAGCccttcagtctttcatcattccCTGAGCTCATGGGAGAACTCATCAGTGACGAAGCTCCGAgtggccctgccccagccccccagctcTCTCCTGCTCTTAGCACCATCACAGACTTCTCCCCAGAGTGGTCCTACCCTGAG GGTGGGGTCAAGGTGCTCATCACAGGACCTTGGACAGAGGCCGCCGAGCATTACTCCTGCGTCTTCGATCACATCGCAGTGCCAGCCTCACTTGTCCAGCCTGGTGTCTTACGCTGCTACTGTCCCG CCCATGAGGTTGGGCTGGTGTCTTTGCAGGtggcagggcgggagggacccctCTCTGCTTCTGTGCTCTTTGAGTATCGAGCCCGCCGATTCCTGTCACTGCCTAGTACTCAGCTTGACTGGTTGTCACTGGACG ACAACCAGTTCCGGATGTCCATCCTGGAGCGACTGGAGCAGATGGAGAAGCGGATGGCAGAGATTGCAGCAGCTGGCCAGGCCCCCTACCGGGGTCCTGACGCCCCTCCGATTCAG GATGAAGGCCAGGGACCCGGGTTCGAGGCACGGGTGGTAGTCCTGGTAGAGAGCATGATCCCACGCTCCACCTGGAGGTGTCCTGAACGTCTAGCCCATGGAAGCCCCTTCCGGGGCATGAGCCTTCTGCATCTGGCCGCTGCCCAGGGCTACGCCCGCCTCATCGAGACCCTGAGCCAGTGGCG GAGTGTGGAGACCGGAAGCTTAGACTTAGAGCAAGAGGTTGACCCACTCAACGTGGACCATTTCTCTTGCACTCCTCTG ATGTGGGCTTGTGCCCTGGGCCACCTGGAGGCTGCCGTGCTCCTTTTCCGTTGGAACAGACAGGCACTGAGCATTCCCGACTCTCTGGGCCGCCTGCCCCTGTCCGTGGCTCATTCCCGGGGTCACGTGCGCCTCGCCCGCTGCCTTGAGGAACTGCAGAGACAGGAAGCTTCAGCTGAGCCCCCGTTTGCCCTGTCGCCGCCCTCCTCCAGCCCAGACACTG GTCTGAGCAGCGTCTCCTCGCCTTCAGAGCTATCGGATGGCACTTTCTCCGTCACATCAGCCTATTCTAGTGCCCCGGATGGGAGTCCTCCCCCTGCTCCTCTGCCAACCTCTGAGATTACTATGGAGATGGTCCCAGGCCAGCTCTCCTCTGGTGCTCCAGAGGCCCCCCTACTCCTCATGGACTATGAAGCCACCAACCCCAAAGGGCCCCCACCCTCACCGCCTCCTCTCCCACCGGCCCCAGATGGTAGGGCTGCTCCAGCGGAAACTGACAGCCCACCAGCTGTGGACGTGATCCCG GTGGACATGATCTCACTGGCCAAGCAGATCATCGAAGCCACACCAGAGCGGATTAAACGGGAGGACTTTGTCGGGCTGCCTGAGGCTGGAGCCCCAATGCGGGAGCGGACAGGGGCCGTGGGGCTCAGCGAGACCATGTCCTGGTTGGCCAGCTACCTGGAGAATGTGGACCATTTCCCCAGCTCAGCCCCTCCCAG CGAACTGCCCTTTGAGCGGGGTCGCCTGGCTATCCCTCCGGCACCTTCCTGGGCAGAGTTTCTCTCTGCGTCCGCCAGTGGCAAGATGGAGAGTGATTTTGCCCTGCTGACCCTATCAGATCACGAGCAGCGGGAACTGTACGAGGCAGCCCGAGTCATCCAGACAGCCTTCCGAAAGTACAAG GGCCGGCGGCTGAAGGAGCAGCAGGAGGTAGCAGCAGCTGTGATCCAGCGCTGTTACCGGAAGTACAAGCAG CTGACCTGGATTGCACTTAAG TTTGCACTCTATAAGAAGATGACCCAGGCGGCCATCCTGATCCAGAGCAAGTTCCGAAGCTACTATGAACAGAAGCGGTTTCAGCAGAGCCGCAGGGCGGCAGTGCTCATCCAGCAGCACTACCGTTCCTACCGCCGCCGGCCCGGGCCTCCCCACCGGCCCACGGGCACCCTGCCTGCCCGCAACAA AGGCTCCTTTCTCACCAAGAAGCAGGACCAGGCAGCCCGGAAGATCATGAGATTCCTGCGGCGCTGCCGGCACAG GATGAGGGAATTGAAGCAGAACCAGGAGCTGGAAGGGCTTCCCCAGCCCGGACTGGCCACCTGA